One window from the genome of Pelodictyon luteolum DSM 273 encodes:
- a CDS encoding N-acetylmuramoyl-L-alanine amidase, with protein MTPSSSGTLFVILDNGHGSDTPGKRSPAWSDMAQLFEWEFNRAVVRRIAMSLRQAGIPLHVLVPEDEDVSVTRRIGRTNQIARDARAEGRRAVLLSVHANASPSVRHPGSGWECWTSNGGSRSDLLATMLYREAGMYLGRYPVRTDRRDGDPDKETDRFSLLSKTICPAVLTENLFMDNHDECRFLGSEEGRDLIARVHFEALIEYGREFATNHN; from the coding sequence ATGACACCGTCCTCCTCCGGCACCCTCTTCGTCATCCTCGACAACGGCCACGGCTCCGACACGCCTGGCAAACGGAGCCCGGCATGGAGCGACATGGCGCAGCTGTTCGAGTGGGAGTTCAACCGGGCAGTTGTACGCCGTATTGCCATGAGCCTCCGGCAGGCGGGCATCCCGCTGCACGTGCTTGTTCCTGAGGATGAGGATGTTTCCGTTACGCGCCGGATCGGGCGCACGAACCAGATTGCCCGTGATGCCCGCGCGGAGGGGCGGCGTGCCGTCCTGCTCTCGGTGCATGCCAACGCCTCGCCCTCTGTCCGGCATCCGGGGAGTGGATGGGAGTGCTGGACTTCAAACGGGGGGAGCAGGAGCGACCTGCTCGCCACCATGCTCTACAGGGAAGCCGGGATGTACCTCGGTCGGTACCCTGTACGCACCGACCGCCGGGACGGTGACCCCGACAAGGAAACCGACCGGTTCTCGCTGCTCAGTAAAACCATCTGCCCGGCCGTTCTTACGGAGAATCTCTTCATGGACAACCACGATGAGTGCCGGTTCCTCGGGAGCGAAGAGGGGAGGGATCTCATCGCCCGTGTCCATTTCGAGGCACTCATTGAATACGGCCGTGAGTTCGCCACCAACCATAACTGA
- a CDS encoding 3TM-type holin, whose product MAFSVNGSNDPITAPITSPITGATSTLTAIIDDEPDAGGGEMGEGLPGRQYPVREQLIMQHTLNTAERGHGSVFVAGWRPFVGWVSGLALAYAAIMDPLLRFTARVVFGYEGEFPGIDTTLTLQILFGMLGLGAFRSWEKKESVARSSLKP is encoded by the coding sequence ATGGCATTTTCTGTCAACGGAAGCAACGACCCGATAACTGCCCCTATAACCAGCCCGATAACCGGCGCCACCAGTACCCTCACGGCCATTATTGACGATGAACCCGATGCAGGCGGTGGGGAGATGGGGGAAGGTCTGCCCGGGCGCCAGTATCCAGTTCGGGAGCAGCTTATCATGCAGCATACTCTGAACACGGCGGAGAGAGGGCACGGGAGTGTCTTTGTCGCCGGTTGGCGACCGTTCGTAGGGTGGGTGTCAGGGCTGGCTTTGGCCTATGCCGCCATCATGGACCCGCTGCTGCGCTTTACGGCTCGGGTGGTGTTCGGCTATGAGGGGGAGTTCCCCGGGATAGATACGACCCTGACCCTGCAGATCCTCTTCGGCATGCTCGGGCTCGGGGCGTTCAGGAGCTGGGAGAAAAAGGAATCGGTGGCGCGGAGCTCACTGAAGCCGTGA